In a genomic window of Meleagris gallopavo isolate NT-WF06-2002-E0010 breed Aviagen turkey brand Nicholas breeding stock chromosome 1, Turkey_5.1, whole genome shotgun sequence:
- the DYNLT3 gene encoding LOW QUALITY PROTEIN: dynein light chain Tctex-type 3 (The sequence of the model RefSeq protein was modified relative to this genomic sequence to represent the inferred CDS: inserted 1 base in 1 codon) gives MEDFHPXNDEMIFNADEAHNIVKECIESVLGKADYNHNKVNQWTAAIVEQSLTHLVKLGKTYKYIVTCAVMQRSGAGLHTASSCFWDTTTDGTCTVRWENRTMNCIVNVFAVAIIL, from the exons ATGGAGGACTTTCACC GCAACGACGAG ATGATCTTCAATGCTGATGAGGCCCACAACATAGTTAAGGAG TGCATAGAAAGTGTTTTAGGCAAAGCAGATTACAATCACAACAAAGTCAACCAGTGGACTGCAGCTATAGTGGAACAGTCGCTGACACACTTGGTAAAACTGGGAAAAACATATAAGTACATTG TAACCTGTGCAGTGATGCAGAGAAGCGGAGCTGGTCTCCACACAGCAAGCTCGTGCTTCTGGGATACTACAACTGATG GGACCTGCACAGTGAGATGGGAGAACCGAACAATGAACTGCATTGTCAACGTGTTTGCTGTTGCTATTATCCTGTAG